A window of the Pseudomonas furukawaii genome harbors these coding sequences:
- a CDS encoding ArsR/SmtB family transcription factor, which translates to MTTPILSRSQAIEAAIESLDGTFFKALCEPSRVAVLKRVMQLGRADVSEIAAGLPQERSVISRHLQVLLDAQIVRATRSGRQVFYEVDGAAIVARLETILQHTRSAAALCCPGGA; encoded by the coding sequence CCATCCTCTCCCGATCCCAGGCCATCGAAGCGGCCATCGAATCCCTGGACGGCACCTTCTTCAAGGCCCTCTGCGAACCGTCCCGCGTGGCGGTGCTCAAGCGCGTCATGCAGCTTGGCCGCGCGGATGTCAGTGAAATCGCCGCAGGTCTGCCGCAGGAGCGCTCCGTCATATCCCGCCATCTCCAGGTGCTGCTGGATGCCCAAATCGTCCGGGCGACCCGGTCCGGGCGACAGGTGTTCTACGAGGTGGACGGCGCCGCCATAGTCGCGCGCCTGGAAACCATCCTCCAGCACACCCGGAGCGCTGCCGCGCTGTGCTGCCCCGGCGGGGCCTGA